A portion of the Uloborus diversus isolate 005 unplaced genomic scaffold, Udiv.v.3.1 scaffold_14, whole genome shotgun sequence genome contains these proteins:
- the LOC129232887 gene encoding uncharacterized protein LOC129232887, whose translation MASKNGGRSSKFNPDVLKECDMNGDLISIWCVSGYKPDEAICTFCNVAISCKHHGSAAVKRHSKTARHVTEREKHRDKDGVLKKTTQTRINYTNSRGIECEMSHSEKVSAAEIQFVVSLADKGIPYTFSDTATMLFPQMFTDSKIAKDFTCSRTKASYLISDGLGPYFKDQLLNEIRSSGSYYSIIVDETPLPEKRLQQMDVFVRFYSNISERVIAQHLQSFHIGHGTADVMFQCVREVFDQLPNEKLLCFFSDGPNVMKSLVAKVKAQIPQILDVSTCNLHKVHNSFSKALTVFGGDVELLIVDLYYFFKHSSAKSADLKELQEQLSVADRVLVRHVSSRWLTLETSLIRFIDMFELINTFFRKGLSSKSRDGARCKLIKQALHDKSLLPKALFLRNVSDILNRFVGLFQTEAPLIHILYDEMVSLVKTLLGRFLTNSFFQNLPGTDLKVLDVSKAEYWKTASAIDIGLDTQKAMASLSDTEKKSFYLGARSFYLACTKKLLKTLPLDNRLLFHLQVLHPVMKMEETSILSIKYLASNTSIVKPEEVSLLKDEWIRIQAEPEEESSIQILTESSNSNNYIPIDVYWKKFFDKKDNLGNKKYPFVTKLFQAFLCVPHGSADIERGFSTNKKLLDNRGTLNCYSVNGLRQINSYITRIGGIEKFKVNRDIIKAARAAYKNYTTRVQKENEGEKRCRETENSVTELQEAENKIKQKLKASQELLASYLW comes from the exons ATGGCATCTAAAA atggtgGACGAAGCAGTAAATTCAATCCAGATGTATTAAAAGAATGTGACATGAATGGAGATTTAATATCAATATGGTGTGTGAGCGGTTACAAACCTGATGAGGCCATTTGTACATTTTGCAATGTCGCAATTTCCTGCAAACATCATGGATCTGCAGCAGTCAAACGACACTCAAAAACCGCTCGGCATGTTACTGAGCGCGAAAAGCACCGTGACAAGGATGGTGTACTGAAAAAAACAACGCAAACAAGAATCAACTACACTAATTCAAGAGGAATAGAGTGTGAAATGAGTCACAGTGAAAAAGTTTCAGCTGCTGAAATACAGTTTGTTGTTTCCTTAGCTGATAAAGGCATACCATATACCTTTTCTGACACAGCCACAATGCTGTTTCCTCAAATGTTTACGGATTCTAAGATAGCTAAGGACTTTACTTGCTCCAGAACCAAAGCTTCTTATTTAATTTCAGATGGTCTCGGTCCTTATTTTAAAGACCAACTTTTAAATGAGATTAGAAGCTCTGGATCGTACTATTCCATTATAGTAGATGAAACACCTTTACCAGAGAAACGCTTGCAGCAGATGGATGTTTTTGTTCGTTTTTACAGCAATATAAGTGAACGAGTAATTGCGCAGCACTTGCAAAGTTTCCATATAGGCCACGGAACTGCCGATGTTATGTTTCAGTGCGTAAGGGAAGTTTTTGATCAATTACCAAATGAAAAGCTGCTATGTTTTTTTAGTGATGGCCCGAATGTGATGAAAAGTTTGGTCGCAAAAGTGAAGGCCCAAATTCCTCAAATATTGGATGTTTCGACTTGTAATCTTCACAAGGTCCACAACAGCTTTTCAAAAGCTTTAACTGTTTTTGGGGGCGATGTAGAACTATTAATTGTTgacttgtattatttttttaaacattcgtcTGCCAAAAGTGCCGATCTGAAAGAGCTGCAAGAGCAGTTAAGTGTGGCGGACAGAGTTCTTGTTCGACATGTTAGTAGTCGTTGGCTTACTTTAGAGACATCACTGATCCGCTTCATTGATATGTTTGAGTTGATCAACACTTTCTTTCGAAAAGGTCTAAGCTCAAAGAGTAGAGATGGAGCTCGCTGTAAGCTAATTAAACAAGCTTTACATGACAAATCGCTATTACCAAAAGCCCTCTTTTTGAGAAATGTTTCAGACATTCTCAATAGGTTTGTGGGTCTTTTCCAGACAGAAGCCCCTCTTATCCATATTCTGTATGATGAGATGGTATCTTTAGTGAAGACCTTATTAGGGCGCTTTCTGACTAATTCGTTCTTCCAGAATTTGCCAGGAACCGACTTGAAGGTATTAGATGTCAGCAAAGCTGAATATTGGAAGACTGCTTCAGCGATCGACATCGGTTTGGACACCCAAAAGGCAATGGCATCATTATCTGATACAGAAAAGAAATCATTTTATCTGGGTGCCAGATCTTTTTATCTAGCGTGCACAAAGAAATTGCTTAAAACCCTGCCACTTGACAACAGGTTATTGTTTCATTTGCAAGTTTTACATCCAGTAATGAAAATGGAAGAGACATCCATTCTGTCTATAAAATACTTGGCTTCAAATACTTCAATTGTAAAGCCTGAAGAGGTTTCTTTGTTAAAAGATGAGTGGATACGTATTCAAGCTGAACCTGAAGAAGAGTCAAGTATCCAGATTCTTACAGAGTCAAGCAATAGCAATAATTACATACCAATTGATGTATAttggaaaaagttttttgataaaaaagacAATTTGGGTAATAAAAAATACCCTTTTGTAACTAAGCTTTTCCAAGCTTTTTTATGTGTGCCTCATGGTAGTGCAGATATTGAAAGAGGCTTTAGCACGAACAAAAAGCTTCTTGACAACAGAGGAACTTTAAATTGCTATAGTGTAAATGGTTTGAGGCAAATTAATTCTTATATCACTAGGATAGGcggaatagaaaaatttaaagttaataggGACATTATCAAAGCCGCACGTGCAGCTTACAAAAACTATACAACAAGAGttcagaaagaaaatgaaggtGAGAAACGCTGTCGTGAAACTGAGAACTCGGTCACAGAACTGCAAGAAGCTGAGAataaaattaaacagaaattAAAAGCTTCACAAGAACTGTTGGCca GTTACCTTTGGTGA